GAGCCCTTGCCGTCGACCTTGCCCGCGAGCTCGACACCGTCGAGCAGCGAGTCGCGATCGAGAGTGCTGCCGCCGGTGCCCTTCGGCGTCTCCGCGAGCGGGCCCGCGTCCTCGCCGCCATTGAACGTATCGATCTTGCGATCGAAACGGATGACGACGTTGGCGCGCTGCTTGTCGACCTGCACGTCGGTGATCTTCGGGGCCGTACGCTGCGACGCGTTTCCGGACACCGATCCTGTCAGGACGTCCGACGCCCCGAGGGATCCACCGGCCGTCACCAGCGCGTGGGTCCCTCCGGCCAGGCTGAGCGTCCGGTCCCCCTTGCCGAGGTCCTCGGTGAACGTCAGGTCCCAGACTCGGCGATCGCTGCCGGTGACGGCCTGCACGTACGACGGACGGATGTCGCTGCCGTCGGCGCGCTTGACCGTGATGCCGGTGGCCGAGTAGCGGCCGGCTGGCATGCCCGCAATTACGGACTCGGCGAAGGTGACACGCAGTGTGCGCGAGTCACGGGACTTGACCTGTCCGAATGACGCCTTGCCCGGGGCGTGGGTGGCCCCGCGGAACGACTGGGCCTTCGTCGTCTCCCCCCGGAACTCGGCGCCGTTGGCGGCACGGATCAAGAGATCGTCGGAGAGGGTGTGGCCGTCTCCGTCCAGCCACACCTTGTACGAGGTGGCGCGGAGCGAAACCTCGGCCCCGAGGATCACCCGCAGCGACCGCGGGTCCCCGTCGACCGTGTACACACGGGTCCCGGTGACCTCGTCGAGCGAGCGGCCGTCGAGGCTGGCGTCCGACTGGCCCGCGCGTCCGCCCGACACCCGGAGGTACTCGGCGAGGTACGCGGGGTTGCCGTCGACGAAGGTGCGGATCTCGTCGCCGAGCGGCGCGCTGAACCGGATCTCGAAGCTCTTGCTGTCGACGGCGTACGCTGCCGCGACGTCGAGCGGCTTGGCCGCTGCGGCCGCGGCAGCGCTTTCTGCCACACGCGGGACCTCTGCTGATGTCCCGCTGGCGGTCGCGGGCACCATCGTGGCGCCCAAGACCGCCGCGACGGCGAGCCCAGCACCCGCCGATGTCACTATTCTGTGGTGACGCATTGCTGCTCCTTGTCTGGTGTTCTGGCGAATCTCAGGAATGGGACGTGGTGCGTGAGTCCCGGGCCGAGCGCACCGCTGTGAGAAAGAGGCGTGCTCGACGTTGGATCTCAGCCGAGTCGCCGGTGGCGATCGCGGACGAGGGGCACAGCTCCCCGCCCGCGCCGACCGCCGCGGCTCCGGCCTCCATCCAGCTGCGGATGCTCTCCGGTGCTACACCACCGGTGGGCATGAAGCGAAGTTCCGGGAAGGGTCCTCGGAGGGCTCGCAGGTACGCGGGCCCTCCGAGCGATCCTGGGAACAGCTTGACGACGGGAATGCCGCTGTAGGCGGCGACCGCCATGACCTCCGTCGGCGAGAGGGCGCCGACGGCACACATGCGACCGGAGTCGATCATGGCGCCTGCGACGGCCGCATCCAGGCCGGGGCTCACGAGGAATGCGGCTCCGGCTGCGGCCGCATCCTGCACCTGCTGCTGAGTGCGGACGGTTCCTGCTCCGACGACGATCTCGGGGTGCTCGGTGCGTACCCAGTCGATCACGTCGGTCGCCTCGGGCGTCGTGTAGGCGACCTCGACCGCGGTCACTCCCCCCGTGATCAGCGCCGCGATCGCGGTTCGGGCGCGTTCGGCGTCCGGCGCGCGGAGCACGGCCACCACGTAGTCGCGCTCGAGTGCCTTGAGCACCGTCGCCGCGTCGGGTCCGTCCGTCACGTTGCTTCTCCTCTCCTCTCGTACGACGCCGTGCGCGGCGTCGGTGGTCGTGGTGCTCAGAACGTGCCCTTGTCGATGAACTCCTGCGCGTTCTCAGCGGTGATCTGCGGCGACGGAACGACGGTGTCCTTCTCGACGTCGTCGCCGTCGAGGATCTCCACGGCGCGATCGAGGCCGAGGCGTCCGATCTCGTCGGCACTGTTGAGTCCGGTGACCACGTAGTTGCTCGGCTTCGCGATCGCCTGCAGTGCTTCGAGCTGCCCGTCGACCCCGGCGATGATGATCTGGTCGGTCAGTCCGGCGTCGTCGATCGCCCGCTGCGCGCCGAGGCACATGGCGTCGTTCTCACAGAACACCGCGTCGAGGTCGTCGTGCGAGGCCAGGAGGCTCTCCATTACCGACAGGCCGCCGTCGGAGGCCCAGTTACCGAAGTCCGGTGCCTCAACCAAGGTGAAGGCGCTGTTCGACTCGAGCACCGACTTCAGTCCGTCCGTCCGGGCGAGTCCGATGCTGTTGTCGGCCGGGCCGCCCTTGATGATGGCGACCTTGCCGCCCTCGGGCAGCTCTGCGGTCAGGAACTCGCCGTTCTGGACGCCGATGGCCTCGTTGTCCGGCCCGATCCAGCTCGTGTAGTCGCCCGATGCGAACTTGCGGTCGACGAGGACGACCGGGATGTCGGCGGCCTTCAACGACGCCAGCACGCCCGGCGCCGACTCGAGCGGACCGCCCGAGATGATGACGGCGTCGACGTTCTTGCTGATCAGGTCCTCGACGTTGGAGGCGAGCTTGGCAGCATCGCCGTTGGCGTCGGTGCTGACCGTCTCGACACCGGCCTCGTCAGCCTGTGCCTTGATGGCTTTGTCCATGCCGCCGAAGTAGGGGCCTGACAGCATGAAGTTGGCGATACCGACGGTGTAGTCGCCGTCGCCGCTACCGCCGCCTTCGTCGTCTCCGCCGCAGGCGGTGAGGCCCATCGCGAGCACGCCCGCGACGACCGCCGTACTGATTCGTGTGATGCGCATGTCTCTCTCCTGATAGGTGTGGTTCGGTTGATGGGATGGTGTGGCGCGAGATCGGTCAGCGGCCTCGGCGTGAACGGGCCTGGATGATGATGACCGCGACGATGATGAGGCCCTTGAGGACCTGCTGCCAGTAGCTCTGCACTCCGTAGAGGTTGAGCAGGTTGTTGATGAGTGCGAGGACGAGGACGCCGCCGAACGTCGCTCGCACGGAACCCTTGCCGCCCGCGAGACTGGCGCCGCCGATGACGCAGGCGGCGATCGCGTCGAGCTCGAAGGCGACACCGACGCTGGGTTGGGCGATCCCGACCCGGCTGGCGAGGATGACACCGGCGAGGCCGGCGCAGAAGCCGCTGATCGTGTAGGCGAGGATCAGGTTCTTCTTGACGCTGATGCCGGCAAGTCGCACGGTCTCCTTGTTGCCCCCGATCGCGATGATCGAGCGGCCCGCAGGCGTTCGGGACAGGAAGACACCGCCGACAAGGAACACCACGAGCATGATCACCGTGGTGAGCGGAATCGGGCCGAGCATCTGCGAGCCGAGCGTGAAGAAGCTGGGATCCTCCGGGGCGATGGGTACGTCGGAGTAGACGAACGCCAACCCTCGGATCGTGGTCAGCGCCGCCAGCGTGACCACGAACGGGGCGAGGTCGAAGCCGGCGATGAGGATGCCGTTGATCGCCCCGAACGCGACCCCTGCGGCGACCCCGACCAGGAGCGCCAGCGGGAGCGGCAGGTCGGACACCAGGCCCGCGCTGACGATGCCGGCGAACGCGACCACCGACCCTACGGACAGGTCGATGCCCCCGGTGAGGATGACGACGAGCATCCCGTACGCCAGTAGTCCGGTGGTCACCATCTGCTTGAGCAGGTTCGTGAGGTTGCGCTCGGAGAGGAACGTCTCGGTGGTGAACGCAGCGAGGGCGACGAGTGCGACCAGCAGGATGACGAACCCGACGGCGGCAGTGATGTCGCGTTGGGCGACGACGATCCGCGGGATGCGTACGCGTGCGTCGCCCTGCTCCTGCGGCGGTGCGGGCGAGGTCGTCCCGGGAGTCATGCTGCTTCTCCGATCGAGTGGGCGAGCACCTGGTCCTCCGTGGCGCTCGCGGAAGGGATCTCGCCCGCAAGCCGGCCGTCGTGCATCACGAGCACGCGGTCAGTGGCGCCGATGACCTCGGTGAGGTCCGACGAGATGAGGAGGATGGTGTGGCCGGAGCGCGCCAGCGCATCGACGGTCCGGTAGATGTCGACCCGGGTCGCCATGTCGACGCCGCGTGTCGGTTCGTCGAGGATCAGCATCTGCGGCTCGACCAGGAGCCACTTGGCGAGGATCGCCTTCTGCTGGTTGCCGCCGGACAGCCGCACGATCGGCATCTGGGCGCAGTGGGAGGGCAAGATGTCGAAGCGTTCGATCATCGCGCTGACCCGTACGTCGCGGCGTTTCGGGTCGATCAGCGGGCCGACGGTGTCCGACTTCATCGTCGGCAGCGCGATGTTGTCGCGTACGGTCATCTCCGCGACCAGCCCCGAGCCTTTGCGATCCTCGGTGACGAGTGCCAGGCCGTGCCGGATCGCGGTGCGGGGACGGTCGATCCGGACCTCACGACCGTTGACGGCGATGGTGCCGCGGTCGGGTCGGGTCTCGCCGAACAGGCAGTGGGCGAGCTCGCTGCGGCCGGCCCCGACCAGCCCGAACATTCCGACGATCTCGCCGGAGTGGAGGGTGAAGGAGACATCCTCGAACTCTCCGGCGCGGCACAGCCCAGCGACCGTGAGCATGGGTGCCCCTCGGTCGGTGCGTCGGTCCGGATAGATCCGCTCCAACCTGCGCCCCGCCATCAGGGTGATCAGCTCGTTCTCGGAGGTCAATGCGGGCACGGTGGTCTCGACGACCGATCCGTCGCGGATGACGACGATCGACGTAGCAAGCGCGGTCACCTCTGTGAGGCGGTGCGAGACGTACACGATCAGCACTCCTCGCTCCTGCAGCCGGCGGATCAGCGCGAACAGCGAGTCCAGGTCGCCGCCTGCGAGAACGGCCGACGGTTCGTCGAGGATCAGCACTTTAGGCTCGGTCGCCAGCGCCTTGGCGATCTCGACCATCTGCTGCCGGGCGACGGTGAGGCGCCCTGCCTTCGCGGTCGCATCGACGGCACCGAAACCGAGCTCGTCGAGGAGGCTCTGGGCGCGTGCATGGGCAGCGGCCCAGTCGATGAACCCATAGCGGCGCGGGAGCATCCCCATCAGCACGTTCTCGGTGACCGACAGCTCAGGTACGAGGGTCAGCTCTTGGTAGACGGTGCGGATCCCGACCTCCTGCGCGTCGTGGGGCGACTGAAGGTCGAGCACCTCGCCGTTCCAGCGCAGCTCACCGGAGGTCATCGGCTCGGCACCGGACAGGATCTTGATCAGCGTCGACTTGCCGGCCCCATTGGCGCCGACCACCGCGACGACGTCTCCCGGACGCCCGGTGAGGTCGATGCCGCGAAGCACCTCGACCGGCCCGTACGACTTGTGGACCCCACGGATCTCCAGCGTCACTCGAACGCCTCCATCACGATCATCGTCTTCTGGCGGGTGAGGTCGGTGACGGTCTCGTGGAGGCCCTCGCGGTATCCACCGGTGTCCTTCGTCCCGCCGAACGGGAGGTTCTCGGCCCGCAGGGCGGTCGACCCGTTGATCACGACCCCGCCGACGTCGAGCTGCTTGGCAAGCGTGAACGCGCGCGACACGTCGCGGGTGAACACGGCGGCGTGCAGGCCGTACGGGGACTCGTTAGCCATCCGTACGGCGTCGGCGACGTCGGTGAAGCGAGCGATCGGTGCGACCGGGCCGAAGATCTCGTCGGCGAAGGCCGGACTCTTCTCCGGCACGTCGGCGAGAACCGCCGGGGTCACGAAGGCCCCGTCGCGCTCCCCGCCGGCCAGCAAGGTGGCTCCGTCGCCGACGAGCCGATTGACCGCAGCCTCGACCGCCTGTGCGGCCGACTCGGCGATGAGTGGGCCCACGTCAGTGGCCCGGTCGAGCTGGTCACCGACGCGCAGCGCGGCCGCCTTCGGCAGCAGCAGATCCAGGAAAGCGTCATGGACGGCCTCATCGACGTACACGCGCTTCACCGCACAGCAGATCTGCCCGTTACCTCGCGCCAGCCGACCCAGCACCACGGCGTCGACCGCCTTCTCGAGGTCGGCGTCCTCGCACACGATCAGCGCGTCGTTGCCGCCGAGCTCGAGCAGGACCTTCTTGAAGGTGTCGGCGCCGCGACGGGCGAGCTCGCGGCCCGCGACCGTACTGCCGGTCAGCGTCACCGCGGCCACGCCCGGCAGCTCGGCGAGCATCTGAGACACCCGCACACCGCCGGTGACGAGCTGGTGCGCGTACGGCGGTGCCCCGGCCTCCGCGAAGATCTCGTTCACCCGCACCAGCGACAGCGGGCAGCGCGACGGCGGTTGGACGACCACCGCGTTGCCGGCCGCGATCGCAGCGGCCGCCTTGTGCGCGTAGAGCTCGACCGGGTAGTTGAACGGTACGATCGCCGCGACCACGCCCAGCGGCTCGCGCACCGTGATGGCGAGATTGCGCTCGAGTCCGGGGACTGCGTCGAGCGGAATCTGCCGGCCGAAGATGCGGGTTGCCTCGGCGGCGTAACCGCGGAAGATTCGGATCGCGGCGTCGACCTCGCCCTCGGTCTGCGGAAGCGGCTTGCCGTTCTCTGCGGCGACGAGTGCGGCGATGCTGTCGCGCTCGGCAGCCATCCGGGTCGCGACCTCTTCGAGCAGCGCTGCCCGCGCGTGGGACGGCATCGCCGCGACCGCGCGCTGGCCGGTCTGGGCGTCGTCGACGACGCGGCGGACGTCATCCTCGGTCATGTCGGGGACCTGGCCGAGGAGCTCGCCGGTGCCAGGGTTGGTGACGTCGAACGTGCTGACGGTCATCAGTCTTGCCTTTCGTGTGTGCGTGGAGTGGGTTTCATCCCGCGTTGCGTCGCGTCGCACCGGCGTAGCCGAGCGCGGCTCCGATCTCGTGCGCGATCCTGAGAGCGGTCGGAGCCAGGTCGTGGCAGGCATCAGCCGTGAACCGGCTCGCCGGGGCGGACACGCTGAACGCCGCCACCGGCTCGCCCGAGGCGTTCACGATCGGCAGGCCGATGCAGCGGACGCCGAGCTCGTTCTCCTCGTCGTCGAGGGCGTATCCCTGCTCGCGCACCCGCTCGAGCTCCGCTGCCAGGGAATCGCCGAACAGCGTCTTCGGGGTCGGTCGCGCGAGGTCGCCGGCGAGGCGGGCAGCCCGCTCGTCCGGTGGCATGAGTGACAGCAGGGCCTTGCCCATCGACGTGCAGTGCAGTGGGACCTCACTGCCGATGCGTGACACGAGCCGCACGGACTGATCGCTCTCGACCTTGTCGACGTAGACGATGTGGTCGCCGATCGGAACGCCGAGGTGGGCCGTCTCGCCGCTGACACCTGCCAGCTCCACGAGGTACGGGTGGGCGACGCGGAGCAGGACGTCCTCCTCCAGGTACTGCCCGGCAAGGCGGACCAGCCCCACGCCGAGCCGGTAGACGCCGGCACCGTCGCGCTCGACGACGCCGAGGTCGAGGAGCGACGTGACGTAGCGGTGGGCCGTGCTGACGGCGACCTGCGCACGGGCGGCCAGATCCTGCAGCCCGACGCCGTCGGGACCGCCGTCGGCGATGACCTGGATGAGCTCGAACGCCTTGGCGACGCTCGAAGATTTGCGCGTTGTAGTCATTCGAATAACTCGAATCTGTTTCGATAAGTGCGAATGCGTGCGCTCACTGTGCTCTCGGTCACATGCCGGTGTCAAGTAGGTCACATGGCTGTCACCGACGGCCGAACCGCCGCCGCGCCTCGACGAGCTCGGTGACGGCGCGCTGCTCGAGCTCGGGCGTCAGGCGCAGGAGGGGTATCGACACGCTGATGGCGTGCGAACCCGCGTCGCCGACTGGGAGCGCTACGGCGAAGCACCAGATCCCGTCGGCGTTCTCGCCCCGGTCAACGGCGTATCCCCGTCCACGAGTCTCCGCGATCTCGTCCCGCAGACGGT
Above is a genomic segment from Mumia sp. Pv4-285 containing:
- a CDS encoding bifunctional 4-hydroxy-2-oxoglutarate aldolase/2-dehydro-3-deoxy-phosphogluconate aldolase, translated to MTDGPDAATVLKALERDYVVAVLRAPDAERARTAIAALITGGVTAVEVAYTTPEATDVIDWVRTEHPEIVVGAGTVRTQQQVQDAAAAGAAFLVSPGLDAAVAGAMIDSGRMCAVGALSPTEVMAVAAYSGIPVVKLFPGSLGGPAYLRALRGPFPELRFMPTGGVAPESIRSWMEAGAAAVGAGGELCPSSAIATGDSAEIQRRARLFLTAVRSARDSRTTSHS
- a CDS encoding sugar ABC transporter substrate-binding protein, translating into MRITRISTAVVAGVLAMGLTACGGDDEGGGSGDGDYTVGIANFMLSGPYFGGMDKAIKAQADEAGVETVSTDANGDAAKLASNVEDLISKNVDAVIISGGPLESAPGVLASLKAADIPVVLVDRKFASGDYTSWIGPDNEAIGVQNGEFLTAELPEGGKVAIIKGGPADNSIGLARTDGLKSVLESNSAFTLVEAPDFGNWASDGGLSVMESLLASHDDLDAVFCENDAMCLGAQRAIDDAGLTDQIIIAGVDGQLEALQAIAKPSNYVVTGLNSADEIGRLGLDRAVEILDGDDVEKDTVVPSPQITAENAQEFIDKGTF
- a CDS encoding ABC transporter permease; translation: MTPGTTSPAPPQEQGDARVRIPRIVVAQRDITAAVGFVILLVALVALAAFTTETFLSERNLTNLLKQMVTTGLLAYGMLVVILTGGIDLSVGSVVAFAGIVSAGLVSDLPLPLALLVGVAAGVAFGAINGILIAGFDLAPFVVTLAALTTIRGLAFVYSDVPIAPEDPSFFTLGSQMLGPIPLTTVIMLVVFLVGGVFLSRTPAGRSIIAIGGNKETVRLAGISVKKNLILAYTISGFCAGLAGVILASRVGIAQPSVGVAFELDAIAACVIGGASLAGGKGSVRATFGGVLVLALINNLLNLYGVQSYWQQVLKGLIIVAVIIIQARSRRGR
- a CDS encoding sugar ABC transporter ATP-binding protein, with the translated sequence MTLEIRGVHKSYGPVEVLRGIDLTGRPGDVVAVVGANGAGKSTLIKILSGAEPMTSGELRWNGEVLDLQSPHDAQEVGIRTVYQELTLVPELSVTENVLMGMLPRRYGFIDWAAAHARAQSLLDELGFGAVDATAKAGRLTVARQQMVEIAKALATEPKVLILDEPSAVLAGGDLDSLFALIRRLQERGVLIVYVSHRLTEVTALATSIVVIRDGSVVETTVPALTSENELITLMAGRRLERIYPDRRTDRGAPMLTVAGLCRAGEFEDVSFTLHSGEIVGMFGLVGAGRSELAHCLFGETRPDRGTIAVNGREVRIDRPRTAIRHGLALVTEDRKGSGLVAEMTVRDNIALPTMKSDTVGPLIDPKRRDVRVSAMIERFDILPSHCAQMPIVRLSGGNQQKAILAKWLLVEPQMLILDEPTRGVDMATRVDIYRTVDALARSGHTILLISSDLTEVIGATDRVLVMHDGRLAGEIPSASATEDQVLAHSIGEAA
- a CDS encoding aldehyde dehydrogenase family protein, coding for MTVSTFDVTNPGTGELLGQVPDMTEDDVRRVVDDAQTGQRAVAAMPSHARAALLEEVATRMAAERDSIAALVAAENGKPLPQTEGEVDAAIRIFRGYAAEATRIFGRQIPLDAVPGLERNLAITVREPLGVVAAIVPFNYPVELYAHKAAAAIAAGNAVVVQPPSRCPLSLVRVNEIFAEAGAPPYAHQLVTGGVRVSQMLAELPGVAAVTLTGSTVAGRELARRGADTFKKVLLELGGNDALIVCEDADLEKAVDAVVLGRLARGNGQICCAVKRVYVDEAVHDAFLDLLLPKAAALRVGDQLDRATDVGPLIAESAAQAVEAAVNRLVGDGATLLAGGERDGAFVTPAVLADVPEKSPAFADEIFGPVAPIARFTDVADAVRMANESPYGLHAAVFTRDVSRAFTLAKQLDVGGVVINGSTALRAENLPFGGTKDTGGYREGLHETVTDLTRQKTMIVMEAFE
- a CDS encoding IclR family transcriptional regulator; protein product: MTTTRKSSSVAKAFELIQVIADGGPDGVGLQDLAARAQVAVSTAHRYVTSLLDLGVVERDGAGVYRLGVGLVRLAGQYLEEDVLLRVAHPYLVELAGVSGETAHLGVPIGDHIVYVDKVESDQSVRLVSRIGSEVPLHCTSMGKALLSLMPPDERAARLAGDLARPTPKTLFGDSLAAELERVREQGYALDDEENELGVRCIGLPIVNASGEPVAAFSVSAPASRFTADACHDLAPTALRIAHEIGAALGYAGATRRNAG